The genome window AGCTGTTTAGCGTTGCAGCTTTGAGTTGGGATCAGCAATGGCTGGCGCTTAGTGTACTCGGATTGGTGCTGATAGTTCCGGCCTGGCGCTGGTTGCCTGCACCACATCTGGCGTTATCCAGCAACAACACAGACGCAACTCCTTTGGCCTTGCCCCGTAGTTTCCTCTGGCCGTTATTTTTGATGTATTTCTGCGCCGGTTATGGCTATGTGGTCACTATCACTTTTATTGTCGCTATGGCGAGCTTGAATGCAGAACTGACTGGTTTTGGTAACTGGGCATTTTTTGCTTTAGGTGTAGGTGCAGCACCAGCAGCGCTACTCTGGGATCGGGTCGCACGACTATCAGGTTATTTAGTCAGTTTACGTTGGGCTTTACTGCTGAACGCTTTGGCTATTGTGTTACCTGTGCTCTGGAGCCAGGCGCTGGCGTTATTGTTCAGCGCCTTTTTATTTGGCATCAGTTTTGTTGGTTGCGTCAGCTTAATGCTGACAATGGCAGGGCGCTTATTACCAGCAAAACCAGCTCAGCTGATGGGTAAGATGACGCTTTGTTATGGCACTGCGCAAGTTATAGCACCGGCCATCAGTGGTTACTTAGCCAAACAAAGCGGAAGTTTTGATTCAGGATTATTAACGGCAAGCGTGATTACTTTATCTGGGGCGGCAGTACTGACGTTGCTGATCCGCCGCACCGCCAGCGATCATCTGGCAATGCGGGGTGGGAGTTAGAATTTTGTTATTTGCCAATACAGAACGAGCTGAAAATCCTGCCCAATAAATCATCCGAACTAAATTCGCCGGTGATTTCATTCAGGTGTTGCTGAGTAAGCCGTAATTCTTCTGCTAACAGCTCGCCAGCTAGGTGGTTATGCAACTGAGCATCGCCTATGGCTAAATGCTCTGCAGCGCGTTCCAGCGCGTCTAAATGGCGGCGGCGGGCGATAAAGCTGCCTTCGGTATTGGCGTCAAAGCCCATACAGGCTTTTAAGTGATCCCGTAGCTGTTCTATGCCGGAATTGGTTTTGGCCGAGATATGAAATACCGGATAGTCACCGGCCTGGCTGGCACCCGTAGTTTCACCTGTTAAGTCGGCTTTATTGCGAATGACAGTTAAGCCCAGGTCTTTGGGTAAGCGTGACATAAAGTCTGGCCAGATGTCGGCCGGGCTGGTGGCATTGGTGGTGGTGCCATCAACCATAAAAAGGACGCGGTCTGCTTGTTCTATTTCCTGCCAGGCACGTTCTATCCCTATTTGTTCCACTTTGTCTGTGGCTTCACGTAAACCTGCGGTGTCGATGATATGCAAAGGCATACCGTCGATATGAATATGCTCACGCAGTACATCACGGGTGGTGCCTGCTATTTCTGTCACTATGGCGGCTTCGCGGCCTGCTAAAGCATTTAATAAGCTGGATTTGCCGGCATTAGGCCGGCCGGCAATCACCACA of Rheinheimera sp. MM224 contains these proteins:
- a CDS encoding YbfB/YjiJ family MFS transporter yields the protein MSDPVARRILLAGFFSQLLCLGIARFAYTPLIPLMSGAGLTEALAGYLAAVNYLGYFAGALLAVRLKDWQWKFYAYRIGLVFAVLSTLATAYSSDPLFWGLWRFLAGLSSAASMLLASGLILQQLAARGAKAELGLHFAGLGLGIALVALLVELFSVAALSWDQQWLALSVLGLVLIVPAWRWLPAPHLALSSNNTDATPLALPRSFLWPLFLMYFCAGYGYVVTITFIVAMASLNAELTGFGNWAFFALGVGAAPAALLWDRVARLSGYLVSLRWALLLNALAIVLPVLWSQALALLFSAFLFGISFVGCVSLMLTMAGRLLPAKPAQLMGKMTLCYGTAQVIAPAISGYLAKQSGSFDSGLLTASVITLSGAAVLTLLIRRTASDHLAMRGGS
- the mnmE gene encoding tRNA uridine-5-carboxymethylaminomethyl(34) synthesis GTPase MnmE, which encodes MYSTDTIAAQATATGRAGVGIIRVSGPAVSAVASAILGKVPKPRTAEYLPFLDEQKQTLDQGIALYFPGPNSFTGEDVLELQGHGGPVLLDMLLRRVLDIKDVRIARPGEFSERAFLNDKLDLTQAEAIADLIDASSEQAARSAMHSLQGEFSRKIHDLVEKVIYLRIYVEAAIDFPDEEIDFLSDGKVAGDLAEIISDLAGIQKQATQGSILREGMRVVIAGRPNAGKSSLLNALAGREAAIVTEIAGTTRDVLREHIHIDGMPLHIIDTAGLREATDKVEQIGIERAWQEIEQADRVLFMVDGTTTNATSPADIWPDFMSRLPKDLGLTVIRNKADLTGETTGASQAGDYPVFHISAKTNSGIEQLRDHLKACMGFDANTEGSFIARRRHLDALERAAEHLAIGDAQLHNHLAGELLAEELRLTQQHLNEITGEFSSDDLLGRIFSSFCIGK